A stretch of the Pelmatolapia mariae isolate MD_Pm_ZW linkage group LG23, Pm_UMD_F_2, whole genome shotgun sequence genome encodes the following:
- the edem3 gene encoding ER degradation-enhancing alpha-mannosidase-like protein 3 isoform X3: MPPVLFLLMLLGALCSPGQAMSREEKQRLKNQVVEMFDHAYQNYMDHAYPADELMPLTCRGRVRGLEPSRGDIDDALGKFSLTLIDTLDTLVLLNKTTEFEDAVRRVLSDVRLDNDIVVSVFETNIRVLGGLLGGHSMAVMLKEGGQHMQWYQDELLHMAKDLGLRLLPAFNTSSGLPYPRVNLKHGVRGPETRTGTETDTCTACAGTIILEFAALSRFTGDPVFEAHARRALDFLWEKRQRNSNLVGTTINIHSGEWVRRDSGVGAGIDSYYEYLLKAYVLLGDDLFLERFNIHYASIMKYISQPPLLLDVHIHKPLLPARTWMDSLLAFFPGLQVLKGDIRPAIETHEMLYQVTKKHNFLPEAFTTDFRVHWAQHPLRPEFAESTYFLYKATGDPYYLEAGRTIMDNLNRFARVPCGFAAMKDVRTGSHEDRMDSFFLAEMFKYLFLLFAEPDDIPFDVEDYVFTTEAHLLPLSLSMAPHSSPAPSNRTSEEELDDSNFDWTCPNTHLLFPDPAFPRILREPIRSAVDKSCPRPAPYREPGMGRPPLRAQDFMANNPEHLELLRRMGVSLIHLKDGRVQLVQHATQAVSAVAAEDGVRFMQEMMELSSQQQKEQLPPRAIQIVSHPFFGRVVLTAGPAQFGTDLSRSSTGVRGFVTVAEPYSGCSEIANAEYIQGHIALLQRGQCMFAEKARHIQKAGAIGGIVIDDNEGSSSDTAPLFQMAGDGRSTDDITLPLLFLFHKEGNILLEALKEYREVEVLLSDKARDRGADVKETEEDCLTEATTPTSHEPIGQSQMSTVELDESAPEEVSPVDEDTSPAEEVSAPKEEVNTAEAEAAVAQPQEDRDLEKEEKPEEDTDSSSQSVDELLADWREDLEAFKQMEKDEL; encoded by the exons ATGCCGCCAGTACTGTTCTTATTGATGCTGTTGGGAGCATTATGCAGCCCCGGACAGGCCATGTCCCGGGAGGAGAAGCAGAGATTGAA GAACCAAGTGGTTGAGATGTTTGATCATGCATATCAGAACTATATG GACCATGCATACCCAGCTGATGAGCTGATGCCTCTAACGTGCAGAGGACGAGTCCGTGGGCTTGAGCCCAGTCGTGGAGACATAGATGATGCACTTGGCAA GTTTTCGCTGACCCTCATTGATACTCTGGACACTTTGGTG CTTTTAAATAAGACGACAGAGTTTGAAGACGCAGTGAGGCGAGTCCTGTCAGATGTGCGGCTGGACAACGACATCGTCGTGTCCGTCTTTGAGACCAACATTCGAGTCCTCGG AGGTCTGCTGGGAGGACACTCCATGGCTGTGATGTTGAAAGAAGGAGGTCAGCACATGCAGTGGTACCAGGATGAGCTCCTACACATGGCCAAAGACCTGGGGCTCCGACTGCTGCCGGCATTCAACACCAGCAGTGGCCTGCCTTATCCCAGG GTGAACCTGAAACATGGCGTCAGGGGGCCCGAGACGAGGACGGGCACAGAAACGGACACCTGCACAGCATGCGCAGGAACCATCATCCTGGAGTTTGCCGCTTTAAGCCGTTTCACTGGGGACCCTGTGTTTGAG GCCCATGCCCGGAGAGCTCTGGACTTTCTTTGGGAGAAGAGGCAGAGAAACAGCAATCTGGTGGGAACCACCATCAACATCCACTCTGGAGAGTGGGTCCGACGAG ACAGCGGAGTCGGAGCGGGAATTGATTCGTATTATGAATACCTGCTAAAGGCCTACGTCCTCTTGGGAGACGACCTGTTTCTGGAACGGTTCAATAtt CACTACGCATCTATCATGAAGTACATTAGCCAGCCTCCTCTGCTGCTGGACGTCCACATCCACAAACCTCTGCTTCCTGCTCGCACCTGGATGGACTCTCTGCTGGCCTTCTTCCCAGGGCTGCAG GTGCTGAAGGGAGATATCCGCCCTGCCATCGAGACTCATGAGATGTTGTACCAAGTTACCAAAAAACACAACTTCCTGCCAGAG GCCTTCACTACTGATTTCAGGGTACACTGGGCCCAACATCCCCTGAGGCCTGAATTTGCAGAGAGCACCTATTTCCTTTACAAG GCCACAGGAGACCCTTACTACCTGGAGGCAGGTCGCACCATTATGGACAACCTCAATCGCTTTGCTCGTGTTCCCTGTGGCTTTGCAGCAATGAAGGATGTACGGACCGGCAGCCATGAGGATCG AATGGACTCGTTCTTCCTCGCTGAGATGTTTAAGTATCTGTTCCTGCTGTTTGCTGAACCGGACGACATACCGTTTGACGTGGAGGACTACGTCTTCACGACTGAGGCACACCTGCTGCCCCTGTCTCTCTCCATGGCCCCTCACTCCTCGCCTGCTCCCTCAAATCGAACG TCAGAGGAGGAGCTAGACGACTCAAACTTTGACTGGACTTGTCCCAATACGCACCTCCTGTTTCCTGACCCTGCCTTCCCTCGCATCCTGAGAGAACCGATCCGTAGTGCCGTTGATAAGAGCTGCCCGCGCCCCGCCCCTTACAG GGAACCTGGTATGGGCCGTCCTCCCCTCAGGGCTCAGGACTTCATGGCAAACAACCCTGAACATCTGGAGCTGCTGAGGAGGATGGGAGTCAGTCTCATCCACCTAAAGGATGGCAGGGTGCAGCTGGTCCAGCATGCTACACAG GCGGTGAGCGCAGTGGCAGCAGAGGACGGCGTGCGGTTCATGCAGGAGATGATGGAGCTGTCCAGTCAGCAGCAGAAAGAGCAGCTGCCTCCAAGAGCCATTCAAATCGTCTCACATCCATTCTTTGGCAGGGTGGTGCTGACCGCCGGCCCGGCACAGTTTGGCACGGATCTGTCCAGAAGTTCCACAGGG GTGCGGGGCTTTGTCACTGTGGCCGAGCCCTACAGCGGCTGCAGTGAGATCGCTAACGCCGAGTACATCCAGGGTCACATCGCTCTGCTCCAGAGGGGTCAGTGCATGTTTGCAGAGAAGGCCCGGCACATCCAGAAGGCTGGCGCCATTGGAGGCATAGTGATTG ACGATAACGAGGGCAGCAGCAGCGACACAGCTCCACTCTTTCAGATGGCGGGGGATGGCCGCAGCACCGATGACATCACCTTGCCTCTCCTCTTTCTGTTCCACAAGGAAGGCAACATCCTGCTGGAGGCGCTGAAGGAGTACAGAGAGGTGGAGGTGCTGCTGAGCGACAAAGCCAGAGACAGAG GTGCAGATGTGAAAGAAACGGAGGAGGACTGCTTGACTGAGGCAACGACTCCCACCTCACACGAACCTATAGGCCAGTCTCAGATGAGCACGGTGGAGCTAGACGAGAGTGCTCCGGAGGAAGTCAGTCCAGTGGATGAAGATACTAGTCCTGCAGAGGAAGTTAGTGCACCAAAAGAGGAAGTCAATACTGCAGAAGCGGAGGCGGCTGTGGCTCAGCCTCAAGAGGACAGAGACttggagaaggaggagaagccCGAGGAAGACACGGACTCAAGCAGCCAGTCAGTTGACGAACTGCTGGCTGATTGGCGAGAAGACTTGGAGGCCTTCAAGCAGATGGAAAAGGATGAGCTCTGA
- the edem3 gene encoding ER degradation-enhancing alpha-mannosidase-like protein 3 isoform X1, which produces MPPVLFLLMLLGALCSPGQAMSREEKQRLKNQVVEMFDHAYQNYMDHAYPADELMPLTCRGRVRGLEPSRGDIDDALGKFSLTLIDTLDTLVLLNKTTEFEDAVRRVLSDVRLDNDIVVSVFETNIRVLGGLLGGHSMAVMLKEGGQHMQWYQDELLHMAKDLGLRLLPAFNTSSGLPYPRVNLKHGVRGPETRTGTETDTCTACAGTIILEFAALSRFTGDPVFEAHARRALDFLWEKRQRNSNLVGTTINIHSGEWVRRDSGVGAGIDSYYEYLLKAYVLLGDDLFLERFNIHYASIMKYISQPPLLLDVHIHKPLLPARTWMDSLLAFFPGLQVLKGDIRPAIETHEMLYQVTKKHNFLPEAFTTDFRVHWAQHPLRPEFAESTYFLYKATGDPYYLEAGRTIMDNLNRFARVPCGFAAMKDVRTGSHEDRMDSFFLAEMFKYLFLLFAEPDDIPFDVEDYVFTTEAHLLPLSLSMAPHSSPAPSNRTSEEELDDSNFDWTCPNTHLLFPDPAFPRILREPIRSAVDKSCPRPAPYREPGMGRPPLRAQDFMANNPEHLELLRRMGVSLIHLKDGRVQLVQHATQAVSAVAAEDGVRFMQEMMELSSQQQKEQLPPRAIQIVSHPFFGRVVLTAGPAQFGTDLSRSSTGVRGFVTVAEPYSGCSEIANAEYIQGHIALLQRGQCMFAEKARHIQKAGAIGGIVIDDNEGSSSDTAPLFQMAGDGRSTDDITLPLLFLFHKEGNILLEALKEYREVEVLLSDKARDRAAIFKGKPLPGSLIEGSADVKETEEDCLTEATTPTSHEPIGQSQMSTVELDESAPEEVSPVDEDTSPAEEVSAPKEEVNTAEAEAAVAQPQEDRDLEKEEKPEEDTDSSSQSVDELLADWREDLEAFKQMEKDEL; this is translated from the exons ATGCCGCCAGTACTGTTCTTATTGATGCTGTTGGGAGCATTATGCAGCCCCGGACAGGCCATGTCCCGGGAGGAGAAGCAGAGATTGAA GAACCAAGTGGTTGAGATGTTTGATCATGCATATCAGAACTATATG GACCATGCATACCCAGCTGATGAGCTGATGCCTCTAACGTGCAGAGGACGAGTCCGTGGGCTTGAGCCCAGTCGTGGAGACATAGATGATGCACTTGGCAA GTTTTCGCTGACCCTCATTGATACTCTGGACACTTTGGTG CTTTTAAATAAGACGACAGAGTTTGAAGACGCAGTGAGGCGAGTCCTGTCAGATGTGCGGCTGGACAACGACATCGTCGTGTCCGTCTTTGAGACCAACATTCGAGTCCTCGG AGGTCTGCTGGGAGGACACTCCATGGCTGTGATGTTGAAAGAAGGAGGTCAGCACATGCAGTGGTACCAGGATGAGCTCCTACACATGGCCAAAGACCTGGGGCTCCGACTGCTGCCGGCATTCAACACCAGCAGTGGCCTGCCTTATCCCAGG GTGAACCTGAAACATGGCGTCAGGGGGCCCGAGACGAGGACGGGCACAGAAACGGACACCTGCACAGCATGCGCAGGAACCATCATCCTGGAGTTTGCCGCTTTAAGCCGTTTCACTGGGGACCCTGTGTTTGAG GCCCATGCCCGGAGAGCTCTGGACTTTCTTTGGGAGAAGAGGCAGAGAAACAGCAATCTGGTGGGAACCACCATCAACATCCACTCTGGAGAGTGGGTCCGACGAG ACAGCGGAGTCGGAGCGGGAATTGATTCGTATTATGAATACCTGCTAAAGGCCTACGTCCTCTTGGGAGACGACCTGTTTCTGGAACGGTTCAATAtt CACTACGCATCTATCATGAAGTACATTAGCCAGCCTCCTCTGCTGCTGGACGTCCACATCCACAAACCTCTGCTTCCTGCTCGCACCTGGATGGACTCTCTGCTGGCCTTCTTCCCAGGGCTGCAG GTGCTGAAGGGAGATATCCGCCCTGCCATCGAGACTCATGAGATGTTGTACCAAGTTACCAAAAAACACAACTTCCTGCCAGAG GCCTTCACTACTGATTTCAGGGTACACTGGGCCCAACATCCCCTGAGGCCTGAATTTGCAGAGAGCACCTATTTCCTTTACAAG GCCACAGGAGACCCTTACTACCTGGAGGCAGGTCGCACCATTATGGACAACCTCAATCGCTTTGCTCGTGTTCCCTGTGGCTTTGCAGCAATGAAGGATGTACGGACCGGCAGCCATGAGGATCG AATGGACTCGTTCTTCCTCGCTGAGATGTTTAAGTATCTGTTCCTGCTGTTTGCTGAACCGGACGACATACCGTTTGACGTGGAGGACTACGTCTTCACGACTGAGGCACACCTGCTGCCCCTGTCTCTCTCCATGGCCCCTCACTCCTCGCCTGCTCCCTCAAATCGAACG TCAGAGGAGGAGCTAGACGACTCAAACTTTGACTGGACTTGTCCCAATACGCACCTCCTGTTTCCTGACCCTGCCTTCCCTCGCATCCTGAGAGAACCGATCCGTAGTGCCGTTGATAAGAGCTGCCCGCGCCCCGCCCCTTACAG GGAACCTGGTATGGGCCGTCCTCCCCTCAGGGCTCAGGACTTCATGGCAAACAACCCTGAACATCTGGAGCTGCTGAGGAGGATGGGAGTCAGTCTCATCCACCTAAAGGATGGCAGGGTGCAGCTGGTCCAGCATGCTACACAG GCGGTGAGCGCAGTGGCAGCAGAGGACGGCGTGCGGTTCATGCAGGAGATGATGGAGCTGTCCAGTCAGCAGCAGAAAGAGCAGCTGCCTCCAAGAGCCATTCAAATCGTCTCACATCCATTCTTTGGCAGGGTGGTGCTGACCGCCGGCCCGGCACAGTTTGGCACGGATCTGTCCAGAAGTTCCACAGGG GTGCGGGGCTTTGTCACTGTGGCCGAGCCCTACAGCGGCTGCAGTGAGATCGCTAACGCCGAGTACATCCAGGGTCACATCGCTCTGCTCCAGAGGGGTCAGTGCATGTTTGCAGAGAAGGCCCGGCACATCCAGAAGGCTGGCGCCATTGGAGGCATAGTGATTG ACGATAACGAGGGCAGCAGCAGCGACACAGCTCCACTCTTTCAGATGGCGGGGGATGGCCGCAGCACCGATGACATCACCTTGCCTCTCCTCTTTCTGTTCCACAAGGAAGGCAACATCCTGCTGGAGGCGCTGAAGGAGTACAGAGAGGTGGAGGTGCTGCTGAGCGACAAAGCCAGAGACAGAG CGGCCATATTCAAAGGTAAACCTCTTCCTGGAAGCCTGATCGAGGGCA GTGCAGATGTGAAAGAAACGGAGGAGGACTGCTTGACTGAGGCAACGACTCCCACCTCACACGAACCTATAGGCCAGTCTCAGATGAGCACGGTGGAGCTAGACGAGAGTGCTCCGGAGGAAGTCAGTCCAGTGGATGAAGATACTAGTCCTGCAGAGGAAGTTAGTGCACCAAAAGAGGAAGTCAATACTGCAGAAGCGGAGGCGGCTGTGGCTCAGCCTCAAGAGGACAGAGACttggagaaggaggagaagccCGAGGAAGACACGGACTCAAGCAGCCAGTCAGTTGACGAACTGCTGGCTGATTGGCGAGAAGACTTGGAGGCCTTCAAGCAGATGGAAAAGGATGAGCTCTGA
- the edem3 gene encoding ER degradation-enhancing alpha-mannosidase-like protein 3 isoform X2 — MPPVLFLLMLLGALCSPGQAMSREEKQRLKNQVVEMFDHAYQNYMDHAYPADELMPLTCRGRVRGLEPSRGDIDDALGKFSLTLIDTLDTLVLLNKTTEFEDAVRRVLSDVRLDNDIVVSVFETNIRVLGGLLGGHSMAVMLKEGGQHMQWYQDELLHMAKDLGLRLLPAFNTSSGLPYPRVNLKHGVRGPETRTGTETDTCTACAGTIILEFAALSRFTGDPVFEAHARRALDFLWEKRQRNSNLVGTTINIHSGEWVRRDSGVGAGIDSYYEYLLKAYVLLGDDLFLERFNIHYASIMKYISQPPLLLDVHIHKPLLPARTWMDSLLAFFPGLQVLKGDIRPAIETHEMLYQVTKKHNFLPEAFTTDFRVHWAQHPLRPEFAESTYFLYKATGDPYYLEAGRTIMDNLNRFARVPCGFAAMKDVRTGSHEDRMDSFFLAEMFKYLFLLFAEPDDIPFDVEDYVFTTEAHLLPLSLSMAPHSSPAPSNRTSEEELDDSNFDWTCPNTHLLFPDPAFPRILREPIRSAVDKSCPRPAPYREPGMGRPPLRAQDFMANNPEHLELLRRMGVSLIHLKDGRVQLVQHATQAVSAVAAEDGVRFMQEMMELSSQQQKEQLPPRAIQIVSHPFFGRVVLTAGPAQFGTDLSRSSTGVRGFVTVAEPYSGCSEIANAEYIQGHIALLQRGQCMFAEKARHIQKAGAIGGIVIDDNEGSSSDTAPLFQMAGDGRSTDDITLPLLFLFHKEGNILLEALKEYREVEVLLSDKARDRAAIFKGADVKETEEDCLTEATTPTSHEPIGQSQMSTVELDESAPEEVSPVDEDTSPAEEVSAPKEEVNTAEAEAAVAQPQEDRDLEKEEKPEEDTDSSSQSVDELLADWREDLEAFKQMEKDEL, encoded by the exons ATGCCGCCAGTACTGTTCTTATTGATGCTGTTGGGAGCATTATGCAGCCCCGGACAGGCCATGTCCCGGGAGGAGAAGCAGAGATTGAA GAACCAAGTGGTTGAGATGTTTGATCATGCATATCAGAACTATATG GACCATGCATACCCAGCTGATGAGCTGATGCCTCTAACGTGCAGAGGACGAGTCCGTGGGCTTGAGCCCAGTCGTGGAGACATAGATGATGCACTTGGCAA GTTTTCGCTGACCCTCATTGATACTCTGGACACTTTGGTG CTTTTAAATAAGACGACAGAGTTTGAAGACGCAGTGAGGCGAGTCCTGTCAGATGTGCGGCTGGACAACGACATCGTCGTGTCCGTCTTTGAGACCAACATTCGAGTCCTCGG AGGTCTGCTGGGAGGACACTCCATGGCTGTGATGTTGAAAGAAGGAGGTCAGCACATGCAGTGGTACCAGGATGAGCTCCTACACATGGCCAAAGACCTGGGGCTCCGACTGCTGCCGGCATTCAACACCAGCAGTGGCCTGCCTTATCCCAGG GTGAACCTGAAACATGGCGTCAGGGGGCCCGAGACGAGGACGGGCACAGAAACGGACACCTGCACAGCATGCGCAGGAACCATCATCCTGGAGTTTGCCGCTTTAAGCCGTTTCACTGGGGACCCTGTGTTTGAG GCCCATGCCCGGAGAGCTCTGGACTTTCTTTGGGAGAAGAGGCAGAGAAACAGCAATCTGGTGGGAACCACCATCAACATCCACTCTGGAGAGTGGGTCCGACGAG ACAGCGGAGTCGGAGCGGGAATTGATTCGTATTATGAATACCTGCTAAAGGCCTACGTCCTCTTGGGAGACGACCTGTTTCTGGAACGGTTCAATAtt CACTACGCATCTATCATGAAGTACATTAGCCAGCCTCCTCTGCTGCTGGACGTCCACATCCACAAACCTCTGCTTCCTGCTCGCACCTGGATGGACTCTCTGCTGGCCTTCTTCCCAGGGCTGCAG GTGCTGAAGGGAGATATCCGCCCTGCCATCGAGACTCATGAGATGTTGTACCAAGTTACCAAAAAACACAACTTCCTGCCAGAG GCCTTCACTACTGATTTCAGGGTACACTGGGCCCAACATCCCCTGAGGCCTGAATTTGCAGAGAGCACCTATTTCCTTTACAAG GCCACAGGAGACCCTTACTACCTGGAGGCAGGTCGCACCATTATGGACAACCTCAATCGCTTTGCTCGTGTTCCCTGTGGCTTTGCAGCAATGAAGGATGTACGGACCGGCAGCCATGAGGATCG AATGGACTCGTTCTTCCTCGCTGAGATGTTTAAGTATCTGTTCCTGCTGTTTGCTGAACCGGACGACATACCGTTTGACGTGGAGGACTACGTCTTCACGACTGAGGCACACCTGCTGCCCCTGTCTCTCTCCATGGCCCCTCACTCCTCGCCTGCTCCCTCAAATCGAACG TCAGAGGAGGAGCTAGACGACTCAAACTTTGACTGGACTTGTCCCAATACGCACCTCCTGTTTCCTGACCCTGCCTTCCCTCGCATCCTGAGAGAACCGATCCGTAGTGCCGTTGATAAGAGCTGCCCGCGCCCCGCCCCTTACAG GGAACCTGGTATGGGCCGTCCTCCCCTCAGGGCTCAGGACTTCATGGCAAACAACCCTGAACATCTGGAGCTGCTGAGGAGGATGGGAGTCAGTCTCATCCACCTAAAGGATGGCAGGGTGCAGCTGGTCCAGCATGCTACACAG GCGGTGAGCGCAGTGGCAGCAGAGGACGGCGTGCGGTTCATGCAGGAGATGATGGAGCTGTCCAGTCAGCAGCAGAAAGAGCAGCTGCCTCCAAGAGCCATTCAAATCGTCTCACATCCATTCTTTGGCAGGGTGGTGCTGACCGCCGGCCCGGCACAGTTTGGCACGGATCTGTCCAGAAGTTCCACAGGG GTGCGGGGCTTTGTCACTGTGGCCGAGCCCTACAGCGGCTGCAGTGAGATCGCTAACGCCGAGTACATCCAGGGTCACATCGCTCTGCTCCAGAGGGGTCAGTGCATGTTTGCAGAGAAGGCCCGGCACATCCAGAAGGCTGGCGCCATTGGAGGCATAGTGATTG ACGATAACGAGGGCAGCAGCAGCGACACAGCTCCACTCTTTCAGATGGCGGGGGATGGCCGCAGCACCGATGACATCACCTTGCCTCTCCTCTTTCTGTTCCACAAGGAAGGCAACATCCTGCTGGAGGCGCTGAAGGAGTACAGAGAGGTGGAGGTGCTGCTGAGCGACAAAGCCAGAGACAGAG CGGCCATATTCAAAG GTGCAGATGTGAAAGAAACGGAGGAGGACTGCTTGACTGAGGCAACGACTCCCACCTCACACGAACCTATAGGCCAGTCTCAGATGAGCACGGTGGAGCTAGACGAGAGTGCTCCGGAGGAAGTCAGTCCAGTGGATGAAGATACTAGTCCTGCAGAGGAAGTTAGTGCACCAAAAGAGGAAGTCAATACTGCAGAAGCGGAGGCGGCTGTGGCTCAGCCTCAAGAGGACAGAGACttggagaaggaggagaagccCGAGGAAGACACGGACTCAAGCAGCCAGTCAGTTGACGAACTGCTGGCTGATTGGCGAGAAGACTTGGAGGCCTTCAAGCAGATGGAAAAGGATGAGCTCTGA